In a single window of the Halalkalicoccus subterraneus genome:
- a CDS encoding helix-turn-helix domain-containing protein: MATILELEVPTNEFALEATLTECSEAVIEIERVVADDPDRITPYVWAHADDFAALEAAFDDDPTVEELTLLSEMGEERSYQMTWTGMIDQIVPLLTDHEGTITHATGSVNGWSLRVLFPDRAALSEAHDYLKEAGFSLSIGAIYEAKDDGHIQHGLTETQHETIVAAFEAGYFTVPREVTQTELAEQLGLSHQALSEQLRRATGALVESTLITGGKKMEE, translated from the coding sequence ATGGCAACAATACTTGAATTGGAGGTTCCGACCAACGAATTCGCGCTTGAAGCAACGCTGACAGAATGCTCAGAGGCGGTCATCGAAATCGAACGGGTTGTGGCGGATGATCCAGACCGGATCACTCCCTACGTATGGGCGCACGCTGATGACTTTGCGGCACTCGAAGCCGCCTTCGACGATGATCCAACAGTCGAAGAGCTCACTCTACTCTCGGAGATGGGTGAGGAACGCTCGTACCAAATGACCTGGACGGGGATGATCGATCAGATCGTTCCGCTTCTGACCGACCATGAGGGAACAATTACGCATGCAACTGGTTCGGTGAATGGGTGGAGCCTTCGCGTTCTGTTTCCGGATCGAGCAGCGCTCTCTGAGGCTCATGATTATCTGAAAGAAGCAGGCTTTTCGCTGTCGATTGGAGCGATATACGAAGCGAAAGATGACGGTCATATCCAGCACGGACTGACTGAAACGCAACACGAGACGATTGTCGCAGCATTTGAAGCCGGCTATTTCACGGTCCCGCGAGAGGTAACACAGACAGAACTCGCTGAACAACTCGGATTATCACATCAAGCACTCTCTGAACAACTTCGACGGGCGACGGGCGCACTCGTTGAATCGACGTTAATCACCGGCGGTAAGAAAATGGAAGAGTGA
- a CDS encoding metal-dependent hydrolase, which yields MVDITGHIAFGLLFALPAWFLWDDRASIGFIALSVVASLFPDIDLWLSRWFPEIIHHHGVTHTVLVVTIASVVVGAVLTGLFSTQIDNRIQSEQFDTSSLFVFTTLGFLVGGLSHLSADILSAPDISTPIEPFWPLYTQPLGIDFVWYNAAWINIGFFSVMVVAHIALAYLTTPINHRYRLLPK from the coding sequence ATGGTAGACATAACGGGTCATATCGCATTCGGCCTCCTGTTCGCCCTTCCAGCGTGGTTCCTCTGGGATGATCGAGCTAGCATCGGATTCATCGCTCTCTCGGTCGTCGCCTCGCTGTTTCCAGATATCGACCTGTGGCTCAGTCGGTGGTTCCCTGAGATAATACACCATCATGGTGTGACGCATACGGTGTTGGTCGTGACTATTGCGAGTGTAGTCGTCGGTGCAGTTCTTACCGGCTTGTTCAGCACTCAGATCGATAACCGGATTCAAAGCGAGCAGTTCGATACATCCAGTCTATTCGTATTCACGACACTGGGATTCCTGGTCGGAGGTCTGAGTCATCTGAGTGCTGACATCCTTTCAGCACCCGATATCTCGACGCCGATAGAACCCTTCTGGCCTCTCTATACCCAGCCTCTTGGTATCGACTTTGTGTGGTACAACGCTGCATGGATCAACATCGGGTTCTTTTCAGTGATGGTGGTGGCGCACATCGCACTCGCGTATCTGACGACTCCGATCAATCACCGGTATCGACTGCTCCCGAAGTGA
- a CDS encoding MFS transporter, which translates to MSDFSLILALRAVQGAASSAIAMLTVTLLGDLYSGEQRRVLIGTNAAIFAVGAARYPLLGGALATLTWSAPFACFLLALLVAVPGITLLKEPQRNETDSNSSIREFLTGPTPLTPFVVLYLAIFGIFVLLYGAQLTAVPFLLANEYQLSSAGIGLLLGLPAVTMGLTAIQGDRVLRSVTSFQSIALGFVSYGIGLVGVAIANSIYGVAGALLLFGLGQGLAEPITDTALIERAPDEFRGSIMSIRTSVLRLGTTVGPPISVGAATVFGYRHTLLVSGVTVFVIGVTWFTVKRLQIPFYLLGSV; encoded by the coding sequence ATCTCCGATTTTAGCCTGATTCTCGCACTGCGAGCGGTCCAAGGCGCGGCAAGTAGTGCAATCGCGATGCTGACAGTCACACTCCTCGGAGACCTCTATTCCGGTGAACAACGGCGAGTGTTGATCGGTACTAACGCAGCGATTTTCGCGGTTGGTGCTGCCAGGTATCCGCTTCTTGGCGGTGCGCTCGCCACACTCACCTGGTCAGCTCCCTTCGCGTGCTTTCTCCTCGCACTGCTCGTTGCCGTTCCTGGGATAACCCTCCTCAAGGAGCCACAGCGAAACGAGACCGACTCGAATTCGAGTATCCGTGAGTTCCTCACTGGACCAACACCGTTGACGCCCTTCGTCGTCCTCTATCTCGCGATCTTCGGTATCTTTGTCCTTCTCTATGGTGCGCAACTCACCGCGGTTCCGTTCCTGCTCGCCAACGAATATCAGCTCTCTTCGGCGGGTATCGGCCTTCTTCTGGGTCTCCCCGCAGTTACAATGGGTCTAACTGCAATCCAGGGTGATCGCGTGCTTCGGTCGGTTACAAGTTTTCAATCGATTGCACTTGGGTTTGTAAGCTATGGGATTGGACTTGTCGGCGTAGCTATTGCGAACTCCATTTATGGAGTCGCTGGTGCACTCCTCCTGTTCGGTCTCGGCCAAGGCCTCGCAGAACCAATCACGGATACGGCACTCATCGAACGAGCACCGGACGAATTTCGCGGAAGTATCATGAGTATTCGGACCAGCGTTCTCAGGCTCGGCACGACAGTTGGCCCGCCAATAAGTGTCGGGGCTGCAACGGTGTTCGGCTATCGACACACACTGCTGGTTTCCGGTGTCACTGTTTTCGTCATCGGTGTGACTTGGTTCACGGTTAAACGGCTGCAAATCCCCTTTTATCTCCTAGGTAGTGTTTAG
- a CDS encoding Rrf2 family transcriptional regulator, with protein MSAIDLTSSQKNILTALVNLHRDTETTVKGETIAEEIDRNPGTIRNQMQSLKALQLVEGVPGPKGGYKPTVTAFEVLDIDQLDEPAAVPLTHNDETIDDANIQEIDLSSVHHPEQCRAKIHIQGSVRDYQNGDHMVVGPTPVAKLAIEGMVDGIDRTNNILILQVEQIEAPLGEATH; from the coding sequence ATGTCAGCTATTGACCTCACTTCGAGTCAGAAAAACATTCTCACAGCACTCGTAAACCTACATCGAGACACAGAAACCACAGTAAAAGGGGAAACGATCGCCGAAGAAATCGACCGAAACCCGGGGACGATTCGCAATCAGATGCAGAGTCTCAAAGCACTCCAATTGGTCGAGGGTGTCCCTGGTCCAAAAGGCGGGTACAAACCAACGGTTACCGCCTTTGAAGTACTGGATATCGATCAACTGGACGAACCGGCAGCAGTTCCGCTCACACACAATGACGAAACTATTGACGACGCGAACATTCAAGAGATCGACCTGTCAAGCGTCCATCATCCTGAGCAATGTCGCGCAAAAATCCATATCCAAGGCTCGGTGCGCGACTATCAAAATGGAGATCACATGGTCGTTGGCCCAACACCTGTAGCGAAACTCGCGATTGAGGGTATGGTCGATGGCATTGATCGGACAAACAATATTCTCATCTTGCAAGTTGAGCAAATCGAAGCGCCCCTCGGAGAAGCAACGCACTAA
- a CDS encoding DoxX family protein — protein sequence MTEVLHQIKRLLLYVMGPAYVVAGVLHFVVPELYVQIVPPVFPVALALVYLSGLAEIAVEIGLLIPRTRQHAAWATVALLVAIFPANVYMATHGVVIKGLPGGGNPSDVVRWGRLPLQGVLVLWAWWYTQPISKNSK from the coding sequence ATGACTGAGGTTTTGCACCAGATCAAACGCCTCTTACTCTATGTGATGGGGCCAGCATATGTCGTCGCAGGAGTTTTGCATTTCGTTGTACCGGAGTTGTATGTCCAAATTGTACCCCCAGTCTTTCCGGTAGCACTTGCACTCGTCTATCTGTCCGGTCTCGCTGAAATTGCTGTTGAGATCGGGCTATTGATCCCTCGAACCCGACAGCACGCAGCATGGGCAACGGTCGCGTTGCTCGTAGCCATTTTTCCAGCAAACGTCTACATGGCGACCCACGGGGTCGTCATCAAGGGATTACCGGGCGGCGGTAATCCCTCTGACGTCGTTCGCTGGGGACGACTTCCACTCCAGGGTGTGTTGGTTCTCTGGGCGTGGTGGTACACGCAGCCGATATCCAAGAATAGCAAATAA
- a CDS encoding ribonuclease HI family protein, producing MIDDSLPAEHLWPLARLVDEVLAGVGYEMTAAIDAIDDAIPGYGGLFDPATTSAELRHALESLLESGLTRPHVPEPTSDTFVLYVDGSSRGNPGPAGAGAVIMDATEDHLARLGRPVGSRTGNNTAEYVALQLGLSELLVRYEPRRLEVHIDSMTVIRDVWGGDDSMEPGVKAYSEAIMAALSSIPNHQYTHLVDSDPNPADALATVGTDIATLGPGS from the coding sequence ATGATCGACGACTCCCTCCCGGCCGAACACCTCTGGCCGCTTGCCAGGCTCGTTGATGAGGTACTTGCGGGCGTCGGCTACGAGATGACGGCCGCCATTGACGCCATCGACGATGCCATCCCTGGCTACGGCGGTCTCTTTGACCCCGCGACCACCTCAGCTGAGTTGCGGCATGCGCTCGAAAGCCTGCTAGAGTCAGGACTCACCCGGCCACATGTCCCTGAGCCAACGAGCGACACATTCGTTCTCTACGTCGACGGCAGTTCGCGCGGTAATCCCGGTCCCGCAGGTGCGGGTGCTGTCATTATGGATGCTACGGAGGACCATCTCGCCCGTCTTGGCCGCCCTGTTGGCTCCCGGACAGGGAATAACACTGCTGAGTATGTTGCCCTCCAACTCGGGCTCTCGGAACTGCTGGTTCGCTACGAGCCACGCAGGTTGGAGGTACACATCGATTCGATGACGGTCATCCGAGACGTCTGGGGTGGCGATGACTCGATGGAACCGGGTGTCAAGGCATACAGCGAGGCTATCATGGCAGCATTGTCGAGCATTCCGAACCATCAGTACACACATTTGGTCGACAGCGACCCGAACCCTGCCGACGCACTGGCGACGGTGGGAACTGATATCGCCACCCTTGGGCCTGGCTCGTAG
- a CDS encoding DUF7475 family protein codes for MSHTTSNVATDPPLITGIPTGIVPYVMITAALISAAIHLWLAPVVIEFDTMQAVLFVLASFGFIGGIVVYASRYWRREFYLLASLFALAQLIAYFVMGGPVNAMAIVSKAAEAIVVLAAGYLYVTAESVRSPSDSLVE; via the coding sequence ATGTCCCACACCACATCTAATGTCGCCACTGATCCGCCCCTTATCACTGGGATTCCAACTGGAATCGTCCCATACGTGATGATTACTGCAGCGCTCATTTCGGCAGCAATTCACCTCTGGCTTGCACCAGTCGTTATCGAATTTGACACGATGCAAGCAGTGTTATTCGTTCTCGCAAGTTTCGGATTCATTGGCGGAATTGTGGTCTATGCGTCCCGATACTGGCGTCGTGAGTTCTATCTTCTCGCGAGTCTGTTTGCTCTCGCTCAACTTATTGCATACTTCGTCATGGGTGGTCCAGTAAACGCGATGGCAATCGTGTCTAAAGCCGCCGAAGCTATCGTAGTGCTCGCTGCTGGCTACCTCTATGTGACCGCTGAGTCTGTTAGAAGTCCTTCGGACTCTCTGGTCGAGTAG
- a CDS encoding glycosyltransferase, with translation MDHTCGELAAQIGDRDELLIIHDVDNNPAAERRTIPEGVQLIVAGNPTHCSGETNAIATGMDAARHDRLVWTDDDFHHPPDWLATLSANYERYEPVSEVPYFVGEDPLSVLLEPVYASGGSLASISEITSGVAWAYSIVTISTRPRFSGSFVKQSVITDSP, from the coding sequence GTGGACCACACCTGTGGGGAGTTAGCCGCCCAAATTGGAGATCGAGACGAGCTGTTGATTATCCACGATGTCGACAACAATCCCGCCGCCGAACGACGAACCATTCCCGAGGGTGTCCAGCTCATCGTCGCCGGTAATCCTACCCACTGTTCAGGGGAGACAAACGCCATCGCCACTGGAATGGACGCCGCGCGTCACGATCGCCTCGTTTGGACTGACGATGATTTCCATCATCCTCCCGACTGGCTGGCCACCCTCAGCGCCAACTATGAGAGATATGAACCAGTCTCGGAAGTGCCGTATTTCGTTGGGGAGGACCCACTCTCAGTACTCCTTGAGCCAGTGTATGCTTCTGGTGGTTCACTCGCATCTATCTCGGAAATAACATCTGGGGTGGCGTGGGCATATTCGATCGTAACGATATCAACGAGGCCACGTTTCTCGGGGAGCTTCGTCAAACAATCAGTGATAACGGACTCCCCATAG
- a CDS encoding cold-shock protein, with translation MANGKVDFFNDTGGYGFISTEDADDDVFFHMEDVGGPDLEEGTDIEFDIEQAPKGPRATNVVRA, from the coding sequence ATGGCAAACGGAAAAGTTGATTTCTTCAACGACACTGGCGGTTACGGATTTATTTCCACTGAGGATGCGGATGATGACGTTTTCTTCCACATGGAGGACGTTGGCGGCCCGGACCTCGAAGAAGGCACAGACATCGAATTCGATATCGAACAGGCTCCTAAGGGCCCCCGAGCGACCAACGTCGTTCGAGCGTAA
- a CDS encoding DUF5789 family protein, which translates to MADNKNARDKQADDEERRQQERELQESRDRADEPEPIDTEPSEQLGELDEELENHDYPTTTDELISAHGDREVETQGGSKTITEVLSPIDNELYESADDVRNRLQGLISR; encoded by the coding sequence ATGGCAGATAACAAAAACGCACGAGACAAGCAAGCGGATGATGAAGAACGACGCCAGCAAGAACGAGAACTCCAAGAGTCGCGTGACCGCGCCGACGAACCCGAACCGATAGATACTGAGCCCAGCGAACAGCTCGGTGAGCTGGATGAAGAGCTCGAAAATCACGACTATCCCACGACTACTGATGAACTTATCAGCGCTCACGGCGACCGTGAGGTCGAAACACAAGGTGGGTCGAAAACCATTACAGAAGTACTTTCTCCGATTGACAACGAACTGTACGAATCTGCCGACGACGTTCGAAATCGATTACAAGGATTGATATCCCGTTGA
- the gdhB gene encoding glutamate dehydrogenase GdhB — protein MELTESESALETARRQLYHAANQLDIDPNIVEQLKHPQKVHEVTVPIKRDDGTVEVFTGYRAQHDSVRGPFKGGLRYHPEVTRDECVGLGMWMTWKCAVMDLPFGGAKGGIAVNPKELSSAEKERLTRRFAQELRDVIGPNKDIPAPDMGTDPKTMAWLMDAYSMQEGETAPGVVTGKPPVVGGSEGREEAPGRSVAIITQLVCEYYDRQLEDTTVAIQGYGSVGANAARLLDDWGATVVAISDVNGAMYEPAGIDTASVPTHDEEPEAVTKYADTVISNDELLTLDVNVLIPAALGNVITKENAEAIAADFVVEGANGPVTSTADSILAERDVAVIPDILANAGGVTVSYFEWLQDINRRAWSLERVNNELEVEMQAAWDAVRSEFEQRDVTWRDAAYIVALSRIAEAHEARGLWP, from the coding sequence ATGGAATTAACTGAATCGGAATCGGCGCTCGAAACGGCTCGCCGGCAGCTGTATCATGCTGCGAATCAGCTCGATATCGATCCCAATATCGTCGAGCAACTTAAGCACCCACAGAAGGTTCACGAGGTAACAGTCCCCATCAAACGTGACGACGGAACGGTCGAGGTGTTCACGGGCTATCGAGCGCAACACGATAGCGTCAGAGGCCCGTTTAAGGGTGGACTCCGATACCACCCCGAGGTAACCAGAGACGAATGTGTCGGCCTCGGTATGTGGATGACCTGGAAATGCGCCGTGATGGATCTCCCATTCGGTGGGGCCAAGGGCGGCATCGCAGTCAATCCGAAGGAGCTGAGTTCGGCGGAAAAAGAGCGCCTTACTCGCCGATTCGCACAAGAACTTCGTGACGTGATTGGCCCGAACAAAGATATTCCAGCACCTGACATGGGAACGGACCCGAAAACGATGGCGTGGTTAATGGACGCGTACTCGATGCAGGAAGGCGAGACGGCACCAGGCGTCGTGACCGGGAAGCCACCCGTGGTCGGTGGCAGCGAGGGTCGTGAAGAAGCCCCCGGCCGGAGTGTCGCGATCATCACGCAGTTGGTCTGCGAGTACTACGACCGACAGCTCGAGGATACCACCGTGGCAATCCAAGGCTACGGAAGCGTTGGGGCAAATGCGGCCCGTCTCCTCGATGATTGGGGTGCAACAGTTGTCGCGATCAGCGATGTGAATGGCGCAATGTACGAACCAGCAGGGATCGATACTGCATCTGTCCCGACCCACGACGAGGAGCCGGAAGCAGTCACGAAGTACGCTGACACTGTTATTTCGAATGATGAGTTGCTCACGCTCGACGTCAATGTGCTCATTCCTGCCGCCCTAGGGAACGTGATCACCAAAGAGAATGCAGAGGCAATAGCTGCAGACTTCGTCGTCGAAGGTGCGAACGGACCGGTCACCTCGACAGCCGATTCGATCCTCGCCGAGCGAGACGTTGCAGTAATCCCAGATATTCTCGCCAACGCTGGTGGGGTTACGGTGAGCTACTTCGAGTGGCTTCAGGACATCAATCGGCGAGCGTGGTCACTTGAACGAGTAAACAACGAACTCGAAGTCGAGATGCAGGCTGCTTGGGATGCAGTTCGATCGGAGTTCGAGCAGCGGGACGTCACATGGCGTGACGCAGCCTACATCGTCGCATTGTCACGCATTGCGGAGGCCCACGAAGCACGAGGGCTCTGGCCGTAA
- a CDS encoding rubrerythrin-like domain-containing protein, with protein sequence MRDIDLEPTEETPYECFECGNIIVVENSPGQCPDCGGPLRNRLIPLE encoded by the coding sequence ATGAGAGATATTGACCTCGAACCCACCGAAGAAACCCCCTACGAATGTTTTGAGTGTGGTAACATCATCGTCGTAGAAAATAGTCCTGGCCAGTGTCCCGATTGTGGCGGGCCACTGCGAAATCGGCTAATACCGCTTGAATAA
- a CDS encoding bacterio-opsin activator domain-containing protein: MVSSSLVLDSSTVLLVGTDDWIARFAASLETQTEATVHTAETKVEAIDIIQKRTTDCLISGYSLEGTTGLELLKEIRTKTTILPVLLCTAAGSEAIASEAIEAGITDYIALTEPTEQMTEELIERTERAIRSAQRSVTQRERARQFDTIFNDSRTATWVLDLDGSLARVNETAREIIDEDVETIVGEPFWTLPWWTETGATNADIQQIVENALGGTFGNAVVQQPPHVENPHVIDLSVHPVENERGDLVSIVVEGVDITERVDLERDLRQSEELHRVTLNNMTDTILITDEDGEYTYVCPNIHFIFGYTADEIYGQGTIDDLLGKDFFDRDELAADGVLKNIETTATDKVGREHTLLVNVREVSIQDGTLLFSCRDITKRKQREEALATLQETARDFLYAETHQEIAQHVVDDTSGVLNLDASAVYLFDADTNDLRPAAHSATMKELNGPLPIVHADGESLPSYSFVEDEALFFDDVHEADRLDNWATDLRSATYIPLGNHGVFVAGSHMVGAFDDVARELADLLSATAEAALDRVTRESQLREQDRTLQAQNEQLTTLNRINETIREIDQALVQAETREEIDHTVCELLTADDRYRFAWIGTIDPTTDTVDPRAWAGSEQGYLDRHSFVVNASDTEPAGQTAATGNVTMVTNVAAELRDEAWRKDALSRDYLSVLSIPLVYNDLTHGILTVYAPTQDAFDETAKAVLAELGETIASALSAIERKNALLTTSMTRVVFTINDPTFILSRLAQDAACTLTYQGGVQQSTEGSYVFVTVDDGALTDVVDAASQFVGINEVQQISADDTGGVLRLRVTQPFLALELADHGTIFREAIADPTETTLVVDIPDSIDVRTITQLVRETFAGVELRTKQTLDQSIEHNLYSKFLETVTERQLEVIQTAYYSGFFESPRESTGEDVAETLGISPAAFYQHARTVQRKLFATLFEETNLPIATPAEVVE; this comes from the coding sequence ATGGTCTCTTCTTCACTCGTCCTCGATTCGTCGACGGTATTGCTTGTCGGGACGGATGACTGGATTGCGCGATTCGCTGCGTCCCTCGAGACACAGACTGAGGCGACTGTGCATACAGCTGAAACCAAGGTGGAGGCGATTGACATCATCCAGAAACGAACCACTGACTGTCTCATCAGCGGATACTCGCTCGAAGGGACAACAGGGCTGGAACTCCTCAAGGAGATTCGTACCAAAACCACGATTTTACCGGTATTACTCTGTACTGCCGCCGGGAGCGAAGCTATTGCCAGCGAGGCTATTGAAGCCGGTATTACCGATTACATCGCGCTCACGGAACCGACAGAACAGATGACCGAAGAACTCATCGAACGAACTGAACGCGCCATCCGGTCCGCACAGCGGTCGGTCACGCAACGGGAGCGGGCCAGACAGTTCGACACGATCTTCAACGATTCGCGGACCGCAACGTGGGTGCTTGACCTGGATGGTTCACTTGCCCGTGTGAATGAAACTGCACGGGAGATAATTGACGAGGACGTCGAAACGATTGTCGGCGAACCATTTTGGACGCTTCCGTGGTGGACAGAGACCGGTGCAACGAACGCAGACATTCAACAGATCGTGGAGAACGCACTCGGCGGAACGTTCGGCAACGCGGTCGTCCAGCAACCGCCACATGTCGAGAATCCACATGTCATCGATCTTTCCGTGCATCCGGTCGAGAACGAACGCGGTGACCTCGTCTCGATCGTCGTCGAAGGCGTCGACATTACTGAGCGCGTCGACCTTGAACGCGACCTCCGCCAATCAGAGGAACTCCATCGCGTTACGCTTAACAATATGACGGACACTATCCTTATCACGGACGAAGACGGCGAGTACACCTACGTCTGTCCCAATATCCACTTCATTTTCGGTTACACAGCTGACGAGATTTACGGGCAGGGAACGATCGACGATCTCCTTGGTAAGGATTTCTTCGACCGTGACGAACTCGCGGCTGACGGCGTGCTCAAGAACATCGAAACAACGGCAACGGACAAGGTAGGCCGTGAGCATACGCTCCTAGTCAACGTTCGCGAAGTCTCGATTCAGGATGGGACGCTCCTCTTCAGCTGTCGAGATATTACGAAACGCAAGCAACGTGAAGAGGCGCTCGCGACTCTCCAAGAGACCGCGCGTGATTTCCTGTACGCCGAAACTCATCAAGAGATCGCTCAGCATGTTGTCGATGATACTTCCGGCGTCCTCAATTTGGATGCGAGTGCGGTCTATCTTTTCGATGCCGACACGAACGACCTTCGGCCCGCAGCACACTCGGCGACGATGAAAGAGCTCAATGGACCGCTTCCCATCGTCCATGCCGACGGAGAAAGTCTACCGAGTTACAGTTTTGTCGAGGACGAGGCCCTGTTCTTCGACGATGTCCACGAGGCAGACCGGCTCGACAACTGGGCTACTGACCTTCGCAGTGCAACCTACATTCCACTCGGTAACCACGGAGTGTTCGTTGCCGGTTCACACATGGTAGGAGCCTTCGACGATGTGGCGCGGGAACTGGCTGATCTTCTTTCTGCAACCGCTGAGGCAGCCCTCGATCGCGTTACACGGGAGTCCCAACTCCGGGAGCAGGACCGCACACTCCAAGCGCAAAACGAACAGCTCACCACTCTAAATCGCATCAACGAGACGATTCGAGAGATCGATCAAGCCCTCGTGCAAGCGGAAACGCGAGAGGAAATCGATCATACAGTCTGTGAGCTGTTGACTGCTGATGACCGATACAGGTTTGCCTGGATCGGCACGATCGACCCGACGACAGACACCGTTGATCCACGGGCTTGGGCAGGAAGCGAACAGGGGTATCTGGATAGACATTCGTTTGTCGTCAACGCGTCAGATACGGAACCAGCCGGACAAACCGCGGCGACTGGCAACGTGACGATGGTGACGAACGTTGCTGCCGAACTCCGTGACGAAGCCTGGCGGAAGGACGCTCTCTCTCGAGATTACCTCTCCGTGTTGAGTATTCCGCTCGTATACAATGATCTCACACACGGGATACTAACGGTCTATGCACCGACTCAGGATGCGTTCGACGAGACGGCGAAAGCTGTCTTAGCCGAACTCGGCGAAACTATCGCGTCCGCACTCAGTGCGATCGAACGGAAGAATGCCTTGCTCACGACGTCGATGACACGTGTCGTGTTCACAATTAACGATCCAACGTTCATACTCTCACGGCTCGCGCAGGATGCAGCCTGCACCCTTACGTATCAGGGTGGCGTCCAGCAATCCACAGAAGGCAGCTACGTGTTTGTGACCGTCGACGACGGGGCACTAACTGACGTCGTCGACGCCGCCTCGCAGTTTGTCGGTATCAATGAGGTACAACAGATCAGTGCGGATGATACGGGAGGCGTGCTGCGACTTCGGGTCACACAACCGTTTCTCGCCCTTGAATTGGCTGATCACGGTACTATCTTCCGCGAAGCGATTGCTGATCCCACCGAAACGACACTCGTTGTCGATATTCCGGACAGCATCGATGTGCGAACGATCACGCAACTCGTTCGTGAGACGTTCGCTGGTGTCGAACTCCGTACTAAACAGACGCTCGATCAGTCGATAGAGCATAACCTCTACTCGAAATTCCTTGAAACAGTGACTGAGCGGCAACTCGAAGTGATCCAGACGGCGTATTACAGTGGCTTCTTCGAGTCGCCGCGCGAGAGCACCGGTGAAGACGTTGCGGAGACACTTGGTATTTCTCCGGCTGCGTTCTATCAGCACGCCCGGACCGTCCAGCGCAAACTGTTTGCGACGCTCTTCGAAGAGACCAATCTCCCCATCGCTACCCCAGCTGAGGTGGTTGAATAA
- a CDS encoding type 1 glutamine amidotransferase domain-containing protein yields the protein MADPLSDTTVAVFLAQRGTEEVEFIEPKQAVEDAGATVEVVGTETGEVETVNNDLEPGDSYEIEKSFSEISSDDYDALIIPGGTVGADTLRMDEDAMSLVSEFAEAQMPLGVICHGPWTLVEADAVEGRTVTSYPSLQTDIRNAGGEWVDEEVVVDEGLVTSRDPDDLPAFCDKIVEEFEEGQH from the coding sequence ATGGCAGATCCACTTAGCGATACCACCGTTGCTGTCTTTCTTGCACAGAGGGGTACTGAAGAGGTTGAATTCATCGAACCAAAGCAAGCTGTCGAGGACGCCGGAGCCACTGTCGAGGTCGTCGGCACGGAAACCGGCGAGGTCGAAACTGTCAACAACGATCTTGAACCGGGTGACTCCTATGAGATCGAGAAGTCCTTCTCCGAGATCTCTTCGGACGATTACGATGCACTGATTATTCCGGGTGGCACGGTCGGTGCCGATACACTTCGAATGGATGAAGATGCAATGAGCTTAGTGAGCGAGTTTGCCGAAGCGCAGATGCCACTTGGAGTAATTTGTCACGGCCCTTGGACACTAGTTGAGGCGGATGCGGTTGAGGGACGGACCGTAACGTCCTATCCTAGCCTGCAAACCGATATCCGGAACGCAGGTGGGGAGTGGGTCGACGAGGAAGTCGTCGTCGACGAAGGACTGGTAACCAGCCGCGATCCCGACGACTTACCTGCCTTCTGCGATAAGATCGTCGAAGAGTTCGAAGAAGGCCAGCATTAG
- a CDS encoding PadR family transcriptional regulator produces MYDLTGFQRDLLYVISGLDEPHGLALKDELEEYYETEIHHGRLYPNLDTLVNKGLVEKSQMDRRTNSYALTARGQREIDARREWEHQYLQDTLSTA; encoded by the coding sequence ATGTATGATCTCACCGGCTTCCAGCGGGATTTACTGTACGTGATCAGTGGATTGGACGAACCGCACGGTCTTGCCCTCAAAGACGAACTCGAAGAGTACTATGAGACAGAAATCCATCACGGGCGACTCTACCCAAATCTCGATACGCTCGTCAACAAAGGACTCGTCGAAAAATCACAGATGGATCGCCGAACAAATAGCTATGCACTCACAGCACGTGGGCAACGAGAAATTGACGCTCGGAGAGAATGGGAACACCAGTATCTCCAGGACACTCTCAGCACAGCCTAA